Proteins encoded within one genomic window of bacterium:
- the hpnH gene encoding adenosyl-hopene transferase HpnH: MRFPLHIVTDMLKWQARNWWRGAARYPYVLMLEPLHTCNLACVGCSPERYSGDLGDRLSLDDSLRAVDEAGAPVVSICGGEPTIYPELAELVDGIIARKRHIYLCTNGILLERFYRRGRPHKRLAINVHLDGLRETHDFVVRRAGVFDQAIAMIREGKRLGYAVCTNTTIYRETDMDEVEAMCAQLKALGVDGILLAPGYRYEKLAGDHFMYRDEIHRKFARVLALAERYPISSTPLFLQFAAGRRDYPCTPWGNPTRTPKGWKGPCYLIEDRYYGSWSEFWKGVDWTYWESRRDARCQNCLMHSGFEPSVMRGLKDSPRDVLTMARWMLSRPAA, from the coding sequence ATGCGATTCCCGCTGCACATCGTCACCGACATGCTGAAGTGGCAGGCGCGCAACTGGTGGCGCGGCGCCGCGCGCTATCCGTACGTGCTGATGCTCGAACCGCTGCACACCTGCAACCTGGCGTGCGTCGGCTGCTCGCCCGAACGCTACAGCGGCGATCTCGGAGACCGCCTGTCGCTGGACGACAGCCTGCGCGCCGTCGACGAGGCGGGCGCCCCCGTGGTGTCGATCTGCGGCGGCGAGCCGACGATCTACCCCGAGCTGGCGGAGCTGGTGGACGGCATCATCGCCCGCAAGCGCCACATCTACCTCTGCACCAACGGCATCCTGCTCGAGCGCTTCTACCGCCGCGGCCGGCCGCACAAGCGGCTGGCGATCAACGTCCACCTCGACGGGCTGCGCGAGACGCACGATTTCGTCGTCCGCCGCGCCGGCGTCTTCGACCAGGCGATCGCCATGATCCGCGAGGGCAAGCGGCTCGGCTACGCGGTGTGCACGAACACCACCATCTATCGCGAGACCGACATGGACGAGGTCGAGGCGATGTGCGCCCAGCTCAAAGCCCTCGGCGTCGACGGCATCCTGCTGGCGCCCGGCTATCGCTACGAGAAGCTGGCCGGCGACCACTTCATGTATCGCGACGAGATCCACCGCAAGTTCGCGCGCGTGCTGGCGCTCGCCGAGCGCTACCCGATCTCGTCGACGCCGCTGTTCCTGCAGTTCGCGGCCGGCCGGCGCGACTACCCGTGCACGCCGTGGGGCAATCCGACCCGCACGCCGAAAGGCTGGAAGGGCCCCTGCTACCTGATCGAGGACCGCTATTACGGCTCCTGGTCGGAGTTCTGGAAGGGCGTCGACTGGACCTACTGGGAATCGCGCCGGGATGCGCGCTGCCAGAACTGCCTGATGCACTCGGGCTTCGAGCCGTCGGTGATGCGCGGCCTCAAGGACAGCCCCCGCGACGTCCTGACGATGGCGCGCTGGATGCTGTCGCGGCCGGCGGCCTGA
- the hpnE gene encoding hydroxysqualene dehydroxylase HpnE, translating into MSEIVVIGGGFAGLAAGVALAAGGARPLVLEAGPQLGGRARSFTDAASGERLDNGQHAMLGCYTHTLAFLERIGTAGRVVRQDRLRVAMRDRTRGAGRIVGARLPGPLHMAGGVLGYRLLRPGERLAALRAGVAILRRHRRGDASLADCTVAELLRALGQSAAAQASFWNPVAVATLNELPERAAARPFAAVLARAFFGGRRDAQFVLPGTDLSDLYTGAAEQFIVARGGRVETRAAVTGLALGPTGVRAVRLRDGRRVAAAACIAAVPPRALAALLPDALRAAPLLRGLDTFAGSPIVSAHLWLDRPVMAEPFLGCIGTTAQWFFNRSALQARGATDGQWLSAVISAGHAIVDWPAPRIAATIFDDLRALLPDAAGATLRRAVVVKERQATISNTPATERRRPGAATPLANLWLAGDWTATGLPPTIESAVMSGHRAAALALGRGPTEEP; encoded by the coding sequence GTGAGCGAGATCGTCGTCATCGGCGGCGGCTTCGCCGGTCTCGCCGCCGGCGTGGCGCTGGCGGCCGGCGGGGCGCGCCCGCTGGTGCTCGAAGCCGGGCCCCAACTCGGCGGCCGGGCCCGCTCGTTCACCGACGCCGCCAGCGGCGAGCGGCTGGACAACGGCCAGCACGCGATGCTGGGCTGCTACACCCACACGCTGGCGTTTCTCGAGCGCATCGGAACGGCGGGCCGCGTCGTCCGCCAGGATCGGCTGCGCGTGGCGATGCGGGACCGGACGCGCGGCGCCGGGCGCATCGTCGGCGCCCGCCTGCCCGGACCGCTGCACATGGCGGGCGGCGTGCTGGGGTACCGGCTGCTGCGGCCGGGCGAGCGCCTGGCGGCGCTGCGCGCCGGGGTCGCCATCCTGCGCCGCCATCGCCGCGGCGACGCCTCCCTGGCCGACTGCACGGTCGCCGAGCTGTTGCGCGCGCTCGGCCAGTCGGCGGCGGCGCAGGCGAGCTTCTGGAACCCGGTCGCCGTCGCGACCCTGAACGAGCTGCCGGAACGGGCCGCGGCGCGCCCCTTCGCCGCGGTCCTGGCGCGGGCGTTCTTCGGCGGTCGGCGCGACGCCCAGTTCGTGCTCCCGGGCACCGATCTGAGCGACCTGTACACCGGCGCGGCGGAGCAGTTCATCGTCGCCCGCGGCGGGCGGGTCGAGACCCGGGCGGCGGTCACCGGGCTCGCGCTCGGTCCGACCGGGGTGCGCGCCGTGCGCCTGCGCGACGGCCGCCGTGTCGCCGCCGCCGCCTGCATCGCCGCCGTGCCGCCGCGCGCCCTCGCGGCGCTGCTGCCGGACGCGCTGCGCGCCGCGCCGCTGCTGCGCGGGCTCGACACCTTCGCCGGCTCGCCGATCGTCTCGGCGCACCTGTGGCTCGACCGGCCGGTCATGGCGGAGCCGTTCCTCGGCTGCATCGGCACCACCGCGCAGTGGTTCTTCAACCGCAGCGCGCTGCAGGCGCGCGGCGCGACCGATGGGCAGTGGCTGAGCGCAGTGATCAGCGCCGGCCATGCGATCGTCGACTGGCCGGCCCCGCGCATCGCGGCGACGATCTTCGATGACCTGCGGGCGCTCCTCCCCGATGCGGCCGGCGCGACGCTGCGCCGCGCCGTCGTGGTGAAGGAGCGACAGGCGACGATTTCCAACACCCCGGCGACCGAACGGCGCCGTCCCGGAGCGGCCACGCCGCTCGCCAACCTGTGGCTGGCCGGCGACTGGACCGCCACCGGCCTGCCGCCGACGATCGAGAGCGCGGTGATGAGCGGCCACCGGGCCGCGGCGCTCGCCCTCGGCCGCGGACCCACCGAGGAGCCGTGA
- the hpnD gene encoding presqualene diphosphate synthase HpnD, with translation MTRRSSSNFFYAFRLLPPPRREALCAVYAFCRFVDDIADDAARRDPAALLGRWRDELTRLYEGAPTHPIGRALADAVRRFPLPRQCFLDLIRGVELDLTRRRYATFDELHEYCYLVAATVGLLCIEIFGYRQPSARDYAVDLGVAFQLTNILRDVTEDAARGRLYLPLEDLRRFDCREADLLSGRYSPRVGALLAFECGRARAYYLRAGGALAPEDRAALAPAEAMRLIYERLLRRIEARHFDVFGGGKVTLPRYEKVTLALAAWGRAHLAGLQA, from the coding sequence GTGACGCGCCGCAGCTCGAGCAATTTCTTCTACGCCTTCCGCCTGCTGCCGCCGCCGCGCCGCGAGGCGCTGTGCGCCGTCTACGCCTTCTGTCGCTTCGTCGACGACATCGCCGACGACGCCGCGCGGCGCGATCCGGCGGCGCTGCTCGGGCGCTGGCGCGACGAGCTGACGCGCCTCTACGAGGGCGCCCCGACGCACCCGATCGGCCGCGCGCTGGCCGACGCGGTGCGTCGCTTTCCGCTGCCGCGGCAGTGCTTCCTCGACCTCATCCGCGGCGTCGAGCTCGACCTGACGCGCCGGCGCTACGCGACCTTCGACGAGCTGCACGAGTACTGCTACCTCGTCGCCGCCACCGTCGGCCTGCTGTGCATCGAGATCTTCGGCTACCGCCAGCCGAGCGCCCGCGACTACGCCGTCGACCTCGGGGTCGCGTTCCAACTCACCAACATCCTGCGCGACGTGACCGAGGACGCGGCGCGCGGCCGCCTCTACCTGCCGCTGGAGGACCTGCGCCGCTTCGACTGCCGCGAGGCGGACCTGCTCTCCGGCCGCTACTCGCCGCGCGTCGGCGCCCTGCTGGCCTTCGAGTGCGGCCGGGCGCGCGCCTACTACCTGCGCGCCGGCGGCGCCCTGGCGCCCGAGGATCGCGCCGCGCTGGCGCCCGCCGAGGCCATGCGCCTGATCTACGAGCGCCTGCTGCGGCGCATCGAAGCCCGGCACTTCGACGTCTTCGGCGGCGGCAAGGTGACCCTGCCGCGCTACGAGAAGGTGACGCTCGCCCTCGCCGCCTGGGGGCGCGCCCACCTCGCCGGGTTGCAGGCGTGA
- the shc gene encoding squalene--hopene cyclase, translated as MLTGARHASRARGAAATAPLERLDAAIARSQAAFLRQQHREGYWHAPLEANVSMDAQYLFLNRFMGRQPTRIDRRIVDHMLATQSDDGSWPLYAGGPGHLSDTIEAYFALKLAGFAADEPALTRAREFIRAHGGLARAGVFTRTFLAYFGQFPWSGLPAMPVELVLLPPWCPINIYALSSWARETVVPLTILMAKRPRIAIAPEEEIAELWLEPPTAAALAYPRSRQWLSWRNAFLALDRTLKVLGRSPWKPLRRRALARAERWILDRQDVNGGWGGIQPPMVNCVMALRALGYADSHPAVARGLQAIDDFVMADGDHLFFQPCVSPTWDTALMAKALLESGVPGDHPALRRAADWLIANQILVPGDWSVYNPDLEPGGWAFEFANDWYPDVDDSAVILMVLKRIAHAEPRRADRAIAAGLNWVLGMQSRNGGWGAFDTDNDRAFLNQIPFADMEAMIDPPTEDLTGRLLEMMGAYGHDLRFNRARRAREFLLRSQRADGAWWGRWGCNFIYGTWSALAGLRAIGDDLDAAHIRRAVAWLRARQNADGGWGETMASYDDERLAGRGASTPSQTAWAILGLLAGEDGVSPAVQRGVDYLLERQRADGQWDETLFTGTGFPRHFYLRYDMYRNYFPLMALGGARQRLGGAMAPPAA; from the coding sequence ATGCTCACCGGCGCGCGCCACGCTAGCCGCGCGCGCGGCGCCGCCGCGACGGCGCCGCTGGAGCGCCTCGACGCCGCCATCGCCCGCAGCCAGGCCGCCTTCCTGCGCCAACAGCACCGCGAGGGCTACTGGCACGCGCCGCTCGAGGCCAACGTCTCGATGGACGCCCAGTACCTGTTCCTCAACCGCTTCATGGGACGGCAGCCGACGCGCATCGATCGCCGCATCGTCGACCACATGCTGGCGACCCAGAGCGACGACGGGAGCTGGCCGCTGTACGCCGGCGGTCCCGGCCATCTCAGCGATACCATCGAGGCCTATTTCGCGCTCAAGCTCGCCGGCTTCGCCGCCGACGAACCGGCGCTGACCCGCGCCCGCGAATTCATCCGCGCCCACGGCGGCCTCGCCAGGGCAGGCGTCTTCACCCGCACCTTCCTCGCGTACTTCGGGCAGTTCCCGTGGAGCGGCCTGCCGGCGATGCCGGTCGAGCTGGTGCTCCTGCCGCCGTGGTGCCCGATCAACATCTACGCCCTGTCGAGTTGGGCGCGCGAGACCGTCGTGCCGCTCACCATCCTGATGGCGAAGCGGCCGCGCATCGCCATCGCGCCGGAGGAGGAGATCGCGGAGCTGTGGCTCGAGCCGCCGACCGCGGCCGCGCTCGCCTATCCGCGCAGCCGCCAGTGGCTGAGCTGGCGGAACGCCTTCCTGGCGCTCGACCGGACGCTGAAGGTGCTCGGTCGCAGCCCGTGGAAGCCGCTGCGCCGGCGCGCCCTGGCGCGCGCCGAGCGCTGGATCCTCGACCGCCAGGACGTGAACGGCGGCTGGGGCGGCATCCAGCCGCCGATGGTGAACTGCGTCATGGCCCTGCGCGCCCTCGGCTACGCCGACTCGCATCCGGCAGTCGCCAGGGGGCTGCAGGCGATCGACGACTTCGTCATGGCCGACGGCGATCACCTCTTCTTCCAGCCCTGCGTCTCCCCGACCTGGGACACCGCGCTGATGGCGAAGGCGCTGCTCGAGTCCGGCGTGCCCGGCGATCACCCGGCGCTGCGCCGCGCCGCCGACTGGCTGATCGCCAACCAGATCCTCGTCCCCGGCGACTGGTCGGTCTACAACCCCGACCTCGAGCCCGGCGGCTGGGCGTTCGAATTCGCCAACGACTGGTACCCCGATGTCGACGACAGCGCCGTCATCCTGATGGTGCTCAAGCGCATCGCCCACGCCGAGCCGCGGCGCGCCGATCGCGCCATCGCCGCCGGCCTCAACTGGGTGCTCGGCATGCAGAGCCGCAACGGCGGCTGGGGGGCCTTCGACACCGACAACGACCGCGCCTTCCTCAACCAGATCCCGTTCGCCGACATGGAGGCGATGATCGACCCGCCGACCGAGGACCTGACCGGCCGGCTGCTCGAGATGATGGGCGCCTACGGCCACGACCTGCGCTTCAACCGCGCCCGCCGCGCGCGCGAGTTCCTCCTCCGCAGCCAGCGCGCCGACGGCGCCTGGTGGGGGCGCTGGGGCTGCAATTTCATCTACGGCACCTGGTCGGCGCTGGCCGGCCTGCGCGCCATCGGCGACGACCTCGACGCCGCCCACATCCGCCGTGCCGTCGCCTGGCTGCGGGCGCGACAGAACGCCGACGGCGGCTGGGGCGAGACGATGGCGTCGTACGACGACGAGCGCCTGGCCGGCCGCGGCGCCTCCACCCCGTCGCAGACCGCGTGGGCGATCCTCGGCCTGCTCGCCGGCGAGGACGGCGTCTCGCCGGCGGTGCAGCGCGGCGTCGACTACCTGCTCGAGCGGCAGCGCGCCGACGGGCAGTGGGACGAGACCCTGTTCACCGGCACCGGGTTTCCGCGCCACTTCTACCTGCGCTACGACATGTACCGGAACTACTTCCCGCTCATGGCCCTCGGCGGCGCGCGCCAGCGCCTGGGCGGCGCGATGGCGCCACCGGCGGCATGA
- the fni gene encoding type 2 isopentenyl-diphosphate Delta-isomerase — protein sequence MSTAWTTSAGVGAALRDRKQSHLALCRTQPVEHALKTTLFEEVELIHNAVPELALAEIDCSTTFLGKRLRTPLLISGMTGGTEDAGRINRDLAALAERAGVAFGLGSQRVMQRDPGAADTFRVRAVAPSVPLLANLGLTQAARQSTAAVAALVEAVDADAVCLHLNPAQELIQPEGDRDFRGGLAALRRLCRELPVPVIAKETGCGISRAVGEALRDAGVGIVDVAGAGGTSWVRVEALRADRDGQALGEALAGWGIPTAASLLMLDGLGLQRIASGGVRTGVEIAKALALGADLAGAALPVFRAYGDGGIAAAAAWLEARRQELRAVMLLTGAASLRALARQPLLLGPRLAAWVRAARSPHPRLDEEPDVQRQPDAHRRAPR from the coding sequence ATGAGCACGGCGTGGACGACCTCGGCCGGCGTCGGCGCCGCGCTGCGCGACCGCAAACAGTCGCACCTGGCCCTCTGCCGCACCCAGCCGGTCGAGCACGCCCTGAAGACGACGCTCTTCGAGGAGGTCGAGCTGATCCACAACGCGGTGCCGGAGCTGGCGCTGGCGGAGATCGACTGCTCGACGACCTTCCTCGGCAAGCGGCTGCGGACGCCGCTGCTGATCAGCGGCATGACCGGCGGCACCGAGGACGCGGGGCGCATCAATCGCGACCTCGCCGCGCTCGCCGAACGCGCCGGCGTCGCCTTCGGCCTCGGCAGCCAGCGGGTGATGCAACGCGACCCGGGCGCTGCCGACACCTTCCGGGTGCGCGCCGTCGCGCCGTCGGTGCCGCTGCTCGCCAACCTCGGCCTGACGCAGGCGGCACGACAGTCGACCGCCGCCGTCGCCGCGCTCGTCGAGGCGGTGGACGCCGACGCCGTCTGCCTGCACCTGAACCCCGCCCAGGAGCTGATCCAGCCGGAGGGCGACCGCGATTTCCGCGGCGGGCTCGCGGCGCTGCGCCGCCTGTGCCGCGAGCTGCCGGTACCGGTGATCGCCAAGGAGACCGGCTGCGGCATCTCGCGCGCCGTCGGCGAGGCGCTGCGCGACGCCGGCGTCGGCATCGTCGACGTCGCCGGCGCCGGCGGCACCTCGTGGGTGCGCGTCGAGGCGCTGCGCGCCGACCGCGACGGTCAGGCGCTCGGCGAGGCGCTCGCCGGCTGGGGCATCCCGACCGCCGCGTCGCTGCTCATGCTCGACGGACTGGGACTGCAGCGCATCGCCAGCGGCGGCGTCCGTACCGGGGTCGAGATCGCGAAGGCGCTGGCGCTCGGCGCTGATCTCGCCGGCGCCGCCCTGCCGGTCTTCCGCGCCTACGGCGACGGCGGCATCGCGGCCGCCGCGGCCTGGCTCGAGGCGCGGCGGCAGGAGCTGCGCGCCGTCATGCTGCTCACCGGCGCCGCATCGCTGCGCGCGCTGGCCCGCCAACCGCTGCTGCTCGGCCCACGCCTCGCGGCGTGGGTACGCGCCGCCCGCTCGCCCCACCCACGTCTCGACGAGGAGCCCGATGTCCAACGCCAGCCCGATGCTCACCGGCGCGCGCCACGCTAG
- a CDS encoding diphosphomevalonate decarboxylase, whose translation MVARAYGNVPLIQSWGMREPALNLPYTGSLSLTLDRLESTVRWQARRDLRHDELTVNDRPAAGAMGERLRGFIDLLRRCAGRTTPCAVSIATGRTSGIGATAATFAALALAGSVALELPTAPRQLSMLARRGTGSAARSVFGGFVEGVGGELGDGSDCYAEPLAPPAHWSLAALIAVVDATAPPADAHALKRSPFFPAWLEGHEDDLDAARAAVRARDLERLGGLIEHHCLKARAVALAATPAILGWAPGTVAVVERVRALRAAGQAVYFTLGAGPHVTALCPPDAAAAVAAALVETPGVARLICAAPGAGATVVQAA comes from the coding sequence GTGGTCGCTCGAGCCTACGGCAACGTTCCCCTGATCCAGTCCTGGGGGATGCGGGAACCGGCCCTGAACCTGCCCTACACCGGCAGCCTCTCGCTGACCCTCGATCGGCTGGAGAGCACGGTCCGCTGGCAGGCCCGACGCGATCTGCGCCACGACGAGCTGACGGTGAACGATCGCCCAGCCGCCGGGGCGATGGGCGAGCGGCTGCGCGGGTTCATCGACCTCCTGCGCCGATGCGCCGGGCGCACGACGCCCTGCGCGGTGTCGATCGCGACCGGGCGCACGTCCGGCATCGGGGCGACCGCCGCCACGTTCGCGGCACTGGCGCTCGCCGGCAGCGTCGCCCTCGAGCTGCCGACGGCGCCCCGGCAGCTCTCGATGCTGGCGCGGCGCGGCACCGGCTCGGCGGCGCGCTCCGTGTTCGGCGGCTTCGTGGAAGGCGTCGGCGGCGAGCTCGGCGACGGTTCCGACTGCTACGCCGAGCCGCTGGCGCCACCGGCGCACTGGTCGTTGGCGGCGCTGATCGCCGTCGTCGATGCGACGGCGCCGCCTGCCGACGCGCACGCGCTGAAGCGATCGCCGTTCTTCCCCGCCTGGCTGGAGGGACACGAGGACGACCTCGACGCGGCGCGCGCGGCGGTGCGCGCGCGCGATCTCGAACGCCTCGGCGGGTTGATCGAGCACCACTGCCTGAAGGCGCGCGCCGTCGCGCTGGCGGCGACGCCGGCGATTCTCGGCTGGGCGCCCGGCACCGTGGCAGTCGTGGAGCGGGTGCGCGCGCTGCGCGCCGCGGGACAGGCGGTGTACTTCACCCTCGGCGCCGGACCGCACGTCACCGCGCTCTGTCCGCCCGACGCCGCGGCGGCGGTGGCGGCGGCGCTGGTCGAGACGCCCGGCGTCGCGCGGCTCATCTGCGCCGCGCCGGGCGCCGGCGCGACGGTGGTGCAGGCGGCATGA
- a CDS encoding TerC family protein: MEITSIATPAMWLAFTGLVLGMLALDLGVFHRHAHEVRPREAATWTVVWITLALAFNGWLAASFGAQRGLEFLTGYLIEKALAVDNIFIFLVVFSTFKVPAAYQHRVLFWGILGALVMRALFIFAGAALLARFHWIIYLFGAFLLLTGFKLLWQRDVEPHPEHNPLFRWFTRLVPSVPEYHGGRFTVRRDGRRFVTPLLLVLVLIEVTDLVFAIDSIPAIFAVTRDPFIVYTSNIFAILGLRAMFFLLAGAMDRFHYLKVGLSFVLMFVGGKMVLADLYKLPISVSLGVIAGILATAIAGSLLRERTGSAAANTTA; this comes from the coding sequence ATGGAAATCACCTCGATCGCGACGCCGGCGATGTGGCTGGCCTTCACCGGACTCGTGCTCGGGATGTTGGCGCTCGACCTCGGCGTCTTCCATCGCCATGCCCACGAGGTCCGCCCGCGCGAGGCCGCGACCTGGACGGTCGTCTGGATCACCCTGGCGCTGGCGTTCAACGGTTGGCTGGCGGCGAGCTTCGGCGCCCAGCGCGGCCTCGAGTTCCTCACCGGCTACCTGATCGAGAAAGCGCTGGCGGTCGACAACATCTTCATCTTCCTGGTCGTCTTCTCGACCTTCAAAGTGCCCGCCGCCTACCAGCACCGGGTGCTCTTCTGGGGCATTCTCGGCGCGCTGGTGATGCGGGCGCTCTTCATCTTCGCCGGCGCGGCGCTGCTCGCCCGCTTCCACTGGATCATCTACCTCTTCGGCGCCTTCCTGCTGCTCACCGGCTTCAAGCTCCTGTGGCAGCGCGACGTCGAGCCGCACCCGGAGCACAATCCCCTCTTCCGCTGGTTCACCCGCCTGGTGCCGTCGGTGCCCGAGTACCACGGCGGCCGCTTCACGGTGCGCCGCGACGGCCGCCGCTTCGTCACCCCGCTGCTGCTGGTGCTGGTGCTGATCGAGGTCACCGATCTGGTGTTCGCGATCGACTCCATCCCCGCCATCTTCGCCGTCACGAGGGATCCCTTCATCGTCTACACGTCCAACATCTTCGCCATCCTCGGGCTGCGGGCGATGTTCTTCCTGCTCGCCGGCGCGATGGACCGCTTCCACTACCTGAAGGTCGGTCTCTCCTTCGTGCTGATGTTCGTCGGCGGCAAGATGGTGCTGGCCGATCTCTACAAGCTGCCGATCTCGGTCTCGCTCGGCGTCATCGCCGGCATCCTGGCGACCGCCATCGCCGGTTCGCTGCTCCGCGAACGCACCGGCTCCGCGGCCGCGAACACGACCGCCTGA
- a CDS encoding OB-fold domain-containing protein translates to MTLHPDYPLPDVSDPVTGPFWAGCREGRLRVQRDRKTGEVHWPPKPGYWKGGRLEWIDASGRGEVYSYVVGYEPFLPAFKELLPHIMVLVQLAEGPRLVGYMVGATPDRMRIGMPVRVVFKRLTDDVTLPVWEPA, encoded by the coding sequence ATGACCCTCCATCCCGACTATCCCCTCCCCGACGTCAGCGATCCGGTCACCGGCCCCTTCTGGGCCGGCTGTCGCGAGGGCCGGCTGCGCGTGCAGCGCGATCGCAAGACCGGCGAGGTGCACTGGCCGCCGAAGCCCGGCTACTGGAAGGGCGGACGGCTCGAGTGGATCGACGCCAGCGGGCGCGGCGAGGTGTACTCGTACGTGGTGGGCTACGAGCCGTTTCTCCCGGCGTTCAAGGAGCTGCTGCCGCACATCATGGTGCTGGTGCAGCTCGCGGAAGGGCCGCGGTTGGTCGGCTACATGGTCGGCGCGACGCCGGATCGGATGCGCATCGGCATGCCGGTGCGGGTCGTCTTCAAGCGGTTGACCGACGACGTCACGCTGCCGGTCTGGGAACCGGCCTGA
- a CDS encoding lipid-transfer protein: MAIVGIGHLPFAKDIGRPIGDTAVEAIQLALADAGLENEDVDGMSMFEMEHTHEVSIARRLGVRNLRWWDKISYGGGASCATIMHACAAIASGLAEVVVCHRARNRGAKTSRPWSQEKGLVIDDKALHVPWGLIRPVDVIGMWAHRHMYEYGTTREQLGNVAIAARTHAQRNPYAMMRDRPLDMPTYLAGRVIGYPLTLYDCCLETDGALACVVTSIERARDLKQKPVLVHAIAQASGPNPVHLANYNTPGMQTTSVACAELLWQRSQLKPADMDCAQIYDAFTPLVVMGLEDYGFCARGEGGPFTENGRIELGGELPVLTSGGGLSEAYVHGFNLILEAVRQIRGTSWNQVPDCRATLVTGASGVATSAMVVRGA, from the coding sequence ATGGCCATCGTCGGCATCGGCCATCTGCCGTTCGCCAAGGACATCGGGCGGCCGATCGGCGATACCGCGGTGGAGGCGATCCAGCTCGCGCTCGCGGACGCCGGGCTGGAGAACGAGGACGTCGACGGCATGTCGATGTTCGAGATGGAGCACACCCACGAGGTGTCGATCGCCCGCCGCCTCGGGGTGCGGAATCTGCGCTGGTGGGACAAGATCTCGTACGGCGGCGGCGCCTCGTGCGCGACGATCATGCACGCCTGCGCGGCGATCGCCAGCGGCCTCGCCGAGGTGGTCGTCTGCCACCGGGCGCGCAATCGCGGCGCCAAGACCTCGCGCCCGTGGTCGCAGGAGAAGGGCCTGGTGATCGACGACAAGGCGCTGCACGTCCCCTGGGGCCTGATCCGCCCGGTGGACGTGATCGGCATGTGGGCGCACCGCCACATGTACGAATACGGGACGACGCGCGAGCAGCTCGGCAATGTCGCCATCGCCGCCCGCACGCACGCGCAGCGCAATCCCTACGCGATGATGCGCGATCGCCCGCTGGACATGCCGACCTATCTCGCCGGCCGGGTCATCGGCTATCCGCTGACCCTCTACGACTGCTGTCTCGAGACCGACGGCGCGCTGGCCTGCGTCGTCACCTCGATCGAGCGCGCCCGCGACCTGAAGCAGAAGCCGGTGCTCGTGCACGCGATTGCCCAGGCCTCGGGGCCGAACCCGGTGCACCTGGCGAACTACAATACGCCCGGCATGCAGACGACGTCGGTGGCCTGCGCCGAGCTGCTGTGGCAGCGCTCGCAACTGAAGCCGGCCGACATGGACTGCGCCCAGATCTACGACGCCTTCACGCCGCTGGTGGTGATGGGCCTCGAGGATTACGGCTTCTGCGCCCGCGGCGAGGGCGGGCCCTTCACCGAGAACGGCCGCATCGAGCTCGGCGGCGAGCTGCCGGTCCTCACCTCCGGCGGCGGCCTCTCCGAGGCCTACGTGCACGGCTTCAACCTGATCCTCGAAGCCGTGCGGCAGATCCGCGGCACGTCGTGGAACCAGGTGCCGGACTGTCGCGCGACGCTGGTCACCGGCGCCTCCGGCGTCGCGACCAGCGCCATGGTGGTGCGGGGAGCATGA
- a CDS encoding SDR family oxidoreductase — MQRVAMVTGGASGIGRAVCRRLARDGAAVAVLDLNRAGAEETAAAIAAAGGRAAAWAVDVADGEAVRAAVAAARAALGAAGILVNVAGIGEIALLADMSDAQWRRMLDVHLTGTFHGVRAVVADMVAAGWGRIVNVSSVAGLSGGGPGLSHYAAAKGGIIAFSKALAHELGPAGITVNAVAPGLIDTPMVAAAMVSPEIRERAIAGAPVRRIGVPDDIAAAVAYLVSDEASFVTGQVLSPNGGRYM, encoded by the coding sequence ATGCAACGGGTCGCCATGGTCACGGGAGGCGCGTCGGGAATCGGGAGAGCCGTCTGCCGGCGGCTGGCGCGCGACGGCGCCGCCGTCGCCGTGCTCGATCTCAACCGCGCCGGCGCCGAGGAGACCGCGGCGGCGATCGCCGCCGCCGGCGGCCGGGCGGCGGCGTGGGCGGTCGACGTCGCCGACGGCGAGGCGGTGCGCGCCGCCGTCGCCGCGGCGCGCGCCGCGCTCGGCGCCGCCGGCATCCTGGTCAACGTCGCCGGCATCGGAGAGATCGCGCTGCTCGCCGACATGAGCGATGCGCAGTGGCGGCGCATGCTCGATGTCCACCTCACCGGCACCTTCCACGGCGTGCGGGCGGTGGTCGCCGACATGGTCGCCGCTGGCTGGGGACGCATCGTCAACGTCAGCTCGGTCGCCGGCCTGAGCGGCGGCGGCCCCGGGCTGTCGCACTATGCCGCTGCCAAGGGCGGCATCATCGCCTTCAGCAAAGCGCTGGCGCACGAGCTCGGCCCGGCCGGCATCACCGTCAACGCCGTCGCCCCGGGTCTGATCGACACCCCGATGGTCGCCGCCGCCATGGTCTCTCCCGAGATCCGCGAGCGCGCCATCGCCGGCGCCCCGGTGCGCCGCATCGGCGTGCCCGACGACATCGCCGCCGCCGTCGCCTATCTGGTGTCCGACGAGGCGTCGTTCGTCACCGGACAGGTGCTGAGCCCGAACGGCGGCCGGTACATGTGA